The Mangrovivirga cuniculi genomic sequence TGGAATTCAATGGATGACAGCGGGAAGTGGGTTGATCCATGCTGAAGTTTCTTCTGATGAATTTAAAAAAGAAGGTGGGATGGAAGAAGTGATTCAGCTTTGGCTAAACCTGCCTTCAAAACTAAAAATGACTGAACCAAACTATCTTGGATTACAAAAAGATAAAATTCCGGCTGTAAAAACCGAAGACGGACTAGGTACTGTCCATCTGGTATCGGGTCATTATAATGGTGAAAAAGGTCCGGTTGAATCATTAACAGGCTTGTTTACTTCTACTATCAATTTATCCGAAAAGGGAGAATTTCAAATCGAACTTCCAGACGACAACCAGGTGTTATTATATGTTATTAATGGAAATATCGATATCGATGGCCATCAGGGTCAAACCCATCAATTAATAGAATTGTCTCTAGAAGGTAACGAATTGTCTTTTTTTGCTAATGAGGACAGTCAGTTAATATTTTGCTTTGGCAAACCATTTAATGAGCCTATATTCGCCCACGGTCCGTTTGTAATGAATACAGCGGAAGAAATAAATCAGGCAATTGATGATTTTCAATCCGGTAAGCTCGGAACAATGAATATATAAAATACTAAGATTTCTGCATGTAAATACGGCGACTTCCTTTGATAGGGGTCGCTATTTTTTTCCCCTTTATTTTAATAGGAAATTACGATTCAGGATATTAATTTATGATCACCGGAGTGCTAAAGTAGCATTATCGATAATGTATAAGTAAAACCAATCACCACACATGAAAAGATTATCTATTGAAATAAAATGGGCTCTAATCTTTGTTATCGCAGGACTAATCTGGATTTTTCTTGAAAAACTTGTGGGCCTACATAGTGTATATATTGACAAACATCCTTATTACACCAATTTATTCGCAATTATTGCAGTGGTAATTTATACAATTGCATTGCTTGACAAAAGAAAAAATTATTATGGTGGCAAAATGACCTATAAACAAGGTTTCGTTTCAGGTCTATGGATCACCCTGTTTGTCACTATACTCACACCACTGTCCCAATGGATCAACCATGAGATCATAACACCTCAATATTTTGAGAATGCTATTGAATATTCGGTGAAAAGTGAGCTAATGACCCAGGAAGAAGCTGAAGGGTATTTTAACATGAAAAACTATATTATCCAAAGCTTAATCTTTGCACCCATTGTAGGCTTCGTCACATCTGGTATTATCGCCTTTTTCACTAAAAATACAAACGTTGCAGAACCTCCTACAGACAAATACGCCAATCCGTGATCTTTAGATATAACTGGTTATATCAGGGGCTGGCAGTGCTTTTAGGCTTAGTGATTTATACGAAAGCTCATGGACAATCTGCCTACAATCCTAATATTTTACCCATGGGCGATAAAGAACCCCTGATGGCAAATACCGGAACAGGTGGTCTTGCTTCTACTGGTGCCGTATATTATAATCCTGCAGCTCTGACCATGCTGGAAGGAACCTCCTTTTCCCTTTCTGGTACTGCTTATCTTCACTATAAATTTACTGCTAATCCGATAGGAACTATTAACGGGCAAGATCTTAAATATGAGGCCAGTGGCTTTCAAACAGTTCCGACAAGTATTGTGATGGTCAAATCATACAAGGATTGGAAAGTGGCGTTTTCGGTATTAACTCCAATGGACTTCCGCTATGAAGGCCTCTCCTCATGGACGATTAACGGACCCGATCAAGCTTTAGACGTTACCTTCCTTCAAAATTATAAGGAAAACATGCTGCTTGTCGGTTTGTCTGCCGCAAAAAAAATTAATGAGCAATGGTCATGGGGAGCAAGTTTATACTACCAGGGATTTAGTTTTAGCACTTTCATAGAAGCAAATACAATTGTAAACAACAACCCTGAAAGATTGATTCAACAGTCATCAAGAACAACTATCAGACCTAAAAACATAATGATTATTGCAGGAATTCAACACGAAGGTGAAAAAATGAATTTTGGAATAAAACTAACTACCCCATCAATTTATCTTTTTGGAAAAGGAGATTATTACAATTACAATTTTTCAAATATAAACCCGGATAACATAACAGCTGATGAAATTAATTTGACCGGAATAAAAACCAAATTTAAGACTCCCGGCGAGATCAGGGCAGGTATAACTTACAAACCAGGAGTAAACTGGACGATAGCATCTGATATTGGATACTCTTTTAAATTAAACTATGACATTTATCCAGACAATGAAATTGAAGAAAGAGAATCATTGAGAGGGAATTTCAGAGTTAGCAGTGGTGCTGAATATCTGCTTTCTGACAGAATTTCACTTTATTCGGGTGGTTCTTATACTCCTTCCCTTGAAAAACCTGGGGAAGGAGAAAAAGGAGTAGCCTTTTGGGCATTTTTCACTGGTTTTAAATTAAAATCAAAATATTTCCATACTGACCTCGGATTATTTTATTCTATCGGGAATGGAGAGCAACCAAAAGCTGTTGGAACTGGCATAACAAAACTCAGATACCGTTACCTGGGAGCTTTTCTTGGCACTAATTATACTTTCTAAAAAAATATTATATTGGCGAGTCAAATAATTTCAATAGTGATTATTGGATTTTTAATATGACTACAGGTACTAATTTATCCCAACTCAGAGGGGGAAAAGGGCTTAACTCAGGAAGAACTTGCTAAAAGGTCTGGTGTTTCTCTTCGTACGATTCAAAGAATTGAAAAAGGCCAGACACATCCAAACCAATTTACTCATAAACAACTCTCTGAAGCTCTAAACGCGAATATAAATAACCTCAAAGTTAAGCCAACGCAAAAGTCTGATATAGAATTACTAAAATTGATGAACATCTCAGCTCTTTCCTTAATTCTTGTACCATACGGAAATATCATTTTTCAATCAATTTTATTATATAAAAACCGAAATAAAATCAGATTCTATTCAATTGGAAAAAGAATTTTTAGTTTTCAGATTTTATGGACGTTGACAACGTCGTTTATCTTGCTTGTTTCGGCATTCTGGCAAGTTGAAATCACCCGGATTTTGGGCTCCAAATCTTTTCCTGTTTTATTGATGATTTATGGAATAGCTACTCTTGTTAATTGCGTGGTAATTGTTTCCCAGCAGAGAAAATTATTCAAAAATAAAATTCTAATCTATACTTTTACCCCATCCATATTTTGATTGGAGAGATTTTAAAAAAATTTTGACAGACTCTGTTTTGAGAATTCAATTGTAAACATGCTTTTTCCTTAAAACTTTCAACAATAAGCATATAAAGCTGTTATATTAACATGCAAAATTTAAATGAACGAGAAAAAAACAGGGTGATCGAAATGGCCTGGGAAGACAGGACCCCATTTGAAGCGATTGAATTTCAATTTGGACTACCTGAAAAGGAAGTGATTAAAATAATGAGAAAGGAATTAAAAGAAAGCAGCTTTAAGATGTGGCGGAAGAGAGTCAATTCAGGAGTTAGCTCAAAACACAGAAAAAAGAGACCCCAATCGATGAAAACATTTAAAAGTAGCAGACAGAAAACGATCAGTTTGAATAAAATATCTAAAAGATGAACGAGTAATAAACTCTAAATAAAATGGTGATTTTTTGATTTTTTATTTAATTTAATAAAGGTCAATTATTCACCTTTTTTCAATTTAATAAGTGAATTATTGTCCTTAGAAAATCAATATCTACCGCTATACACTCAAAAATATGAAGAACTATTTAATAGCTCTGGGGCTTTTTTTATCGTCTGTTTCATCAATTTATTCGCAAGATTCACTGGTTTTTAAAAATGGAAACATTATAGTCGGGGAAATTCAATCCCTGGGTAATGGTGTGGTAACCATTGAGACTGATTACAGTGATGATGACTTTACAATTTTATGGACAGAAATAGAAGAAGCATATACGGAATCGTTACTAACTATGGTAACTGTTGACGGAGATAGATATTACGGGACACTGCGAACAGATAATGGTAAATTGGTAATAATGGATGAGGATGAGGGAGAAATTATTGTCAGTAGAAATGAAATCGTAAGTCTTAAACCGTTAGATAAAAAATTTCTGGACAGATTGTACGCTGGTATAGACCTTGGACTTACATTTACAAAAGCACGAGATCAAAGGCAATTTACTTTGAGAAGCCGGGCAGGGTACCTAACCGAAAAATGGTCTATTGACATGAATTACAACGTTTTAAATTCTTCTCAAAATGATACTGAGGATATACACCGAACAGATGGAAATATTGCTATCAAATATATTTTACCTCGTGAATGGTATATCACAGCTCAAGTAGACTTTCTTTCTAGTACAGATCAGCTATTAGATCTTCGAACAAACTCAAGAATTGGTGTTGGTAAATATCTTATACGAACTAACAAATTGTATTGGGGAATACAGGGAGGAGTTTCATACAATGTTGAAGACTATGAAGGATTTAACAATGACAGAGAAAGTACTGAGGCCTGGTTTGGTACAGGATTTAATGTTTATGATATTGGTGATTTTAGTTTACTTACAAATATAGTAGTATACCCCAGTCTTACCGAATCTGACAGAATCAGGATCGATTACAATCTTGATTTACAATATGATCTTCCACTCGATTTCTATGTTAAAACCGGATTGACATTGAACTATGATAGTGAACCAATTGAAGGAGGAGTAGAAACAGATTACGTATGGCAAACTTCCTTCGGTTGGAGTTGGTAATCCTTTTCCTTTCTATATGAATAAAAAAATAGCCACTCAAGAGAGAAGCTATTAAATTTATATGTCAAAAATTACTAAAATCTAAGTCCGGCAGTCAGGAAGAAAGATCTTCGCTTTCCAATATCCAATTCATCTAAATCTGATACATCAGAAACTGACCACTCCCAGGAAAGGTCCAAATAAAATATCGCAATATCAACACCTGCTCCCAGATGAACTCCGCCTGTAGGATTAGTAAAATCATCTTTGTCAAAACCAACTAAATCTACATCTGTCAAAATAAACAAAGAACCTCCACCAAAACCTCTTAAGGAAGCTAATGTCTCTTCACTACCCAGTAGATGATACCCAATTCTTACCGGTATATAAACTCCGCTAAAAGTTCCATCGATGTCGTCCTGACCTACACTACTTTCAAAAGTAAACTCTGTGGTTTTTTGAGTATAAAAAGCCCCCGCTTCCCAGTAAAACTTATCTCCTGATAATACAGTAGCTCCTATTTGCCAGCCAACCTTTCCTGAAGATTCTCCTGATTCGGGATCTTTGGAAACATCAGTAATATTTATGCCGGCACCTGGCTTTACTTCCAGCTGAGCAAATGAAGTTTGAGCCAGAAATAATAACAATCCCAAAAGTAAAATGATCTTTTTCATAATTTCAAATAGTTTATAAGATTGATAGAAAGCATATAAAACATTAAAATACAATAAAATGTTTATTTATTACCATTGAAAATAATTAATAAAAGCACTTAGGCTAAATATTAATTTGATCCTAACATATCATTTTTATTATATTGCTGCGCATTTAGATATTTTTATAATCTTTATTCATTACTAATGAGGTTTAAACAATATATATACGTGTTATTTTTTATAGTTATTGCAGCTTGCAGCTCTGAAAACGAAGAAAATGATACTTCCGAAACGGTTGATACTGTTTCTGTTATTGAAGAAAAAATTGCCGAAATAGATAAGACCAAGCCTTCTGATTCAATTGCTGGACTTTTTTCCGGGAATTGGATTAGTAGTTATTACCTAAAGAAAATAAAAGATAGTGCTTCTATTTACCTAAATAGAAATTACGAATCCTCCTTGCTAGGCTTTAAACTTGATGAAAAGGGAGTTGCCTCCGGTGATGCCTGGATTATAACCAATAGCACAAATAATCAAACTTCAGATCGCCCTATTAGATGGAATTATGATGATAGTTCATTTATTTCTCTTGACTCCCCTGCAATAAAAATTTATCTAAACAGACCGGGCAGTATGATTTATGAATATGCAAATGGCAATAAAGCATATTTCAGAAAAGTAAGAGATAGGGAAAGTGCTCTACGCAATACCTTATTTTCTGGTACATACGTAAACGATAATGGTAAAGAATATGTCTTTAATGCTGATGGAACGGTAAAAGGATTTAATGGAAAAGAGCATTATTCTTTATTAAATAACTTTAGTGAAGAACTTGAATTTGATGCCGTATTCATAAGTAGCAATAAAGACCGGGATAATGAACTTATCTACCATTACGAAATATCCGGAGATACTTTAAGATTATATGATCTGGCGGGCATGTACCCGGAAATGGGTATCGGAGCTATCGCACATGAACTAATCAAACAATAACCGGATGTATCCCCTGTTATTTTAAACATTCACAGTAAAAATACTTTTATCTTATGGAATTTCACATTGGATAAAACCATTTATTTATTTCTATTTATATAAATAATAACTTAAATTAATATAAGCAAAGTCACGAGGAATAACACCATCTAAATACCTCGTTATATGCAAGATCGATCAAAAATATCATCGGCATTGCAGGGACTGGCGTATTTATTATTTTCCTTATCGCTTCTATTAGTTATTGGAGTATTATGGGTCATCCTCGCCCCTCCCAAAGCTAAATTAAA encodes the following:
- a CDS encoding outer membrane beta-barrel protein; translation: MKKIILLLGLLLFLAQTSFAQLEVKPGAGINITDVSKDPESGESSGKVGWQIGATVLSGDKFYWEAGAFYTQKTTEFTFESSVGQDDIDGTFSGVYIPVRIGYHLLGSEETLASLRGFGGGSLFILTDVDLVGFDKDDFTNPTGGVHLGAGVDIAIFYLDLSWEWSVSDVSDLDELDIGKRRSFFLTAGLRF
- a CDS encoding pirin family protein, with the translated sequence MKKKVKAIHTGIYDPIADLKTWRAMPTQDINNLDPFLFLNHHGPQKYGPDNNGLPFGPHPHRGFETLTFVLQGDITHKDSVSGESVINAGGIQWMTAGSGLIHAEVSSDEFKKEGGMEEVIQLWLNLPSKLKMTEPNYLGLQKDKIPAVKTEDGLGTVHLVSGHYNGEKGPVESLTGLFTSTINLSEKGEFQIELPDDNQVLLYVINGNIDIDGHQGQTHQLIELSLEGNELSFFANEDSQLIFCFGKPFNEPIFAHGPFVMNTAEEINQAIDDFQSGKLGTMNI
- a CDS encoding DUF481 domain-containing protein, which produces MKNYLIALGLFLSSVSSIYSQDSLVFKNGNIIVGEIQSLGNGVVTIETDYSDDDFTILWTEIEEAYTESLLTMVTVDGDRYYGTLRTDNGKLVIMDEDEGEIIVSRNEIVSLKPLDKKFLDRLYAGIDLGLTFTKARDQRQFTLRSRAGYLTEKWSIDMNYNVLNSSQNDTEDIHRTDGNIAIKYILPREWYITAQVDFLSSTDQLLDLRTNSRIGVGKYLIRTNKLYWGIQGGVSYNVEDYEGFNNDRESTEAWFGTGFNVYDIGDFSLLTNIVVYPSLTESDRIRIDYNLDLQYDLPLDFYVKTGLTLNYDSEPIEGGVETDYVWQTSFGWSW
- a CDS encoding TIGR03643 family protein; this encodes MQNLNEREKNRVIEMAWEDRTPFEAIEFQFGLPEKEVIKIMRKELKESSFKMWRKRVNSGVSSKHRKKRPQSMKTFKSSRQKTISLNKISKR
- a CDS encoding DUF4199 domain-containing protein → MKRLSIEIKWALIFVIAGLIWIFLEKLVGLHSVYIDKHPYYTNLFAIIAVVIYTIALLDKRKNYYGGKMTYKQGFVSGLWITLFVTILTPLSQWINHEIITPQYFENAIEYSVKSELMTQEEAEGYFNMKNYIIQSLIFAPIVGFVTSGIIAFFTKNTNVAEPPTDKYANP
- a CDS encoding OmpP1/FadL family transporter translates to MIFRYNWLYQGLAVLLGLVIYTKAHGQSAYNPNILPMGDKEPLMANTGTGGLASTGAVYYNPAALTMLEGTSFSLSGTAYLHYKFTANPIGTINGQDLKYEASGFQTVPTSIVMVKSYKDWKVAFSVLTPMDFRYEGLSSWTINGPDQALDVTFLQNYKENMLLVGLSAAKKINEQWSWGASLYYQGFSFSTFIEANTIVNNNPERLIQQSSRTTIRPKNIMIIAGIQHEGEKMNFGIKLTTPSIYLFGKGDYYNYNFSNINPDNITADEINLTGIKTKFKTPGEIRAGITYKPGVNWTIASDIGYSFKLNYDIYPDNEIEERESLRGNFRVSSGAEYLLSDRISLYSGGSYTPSLEKPGEGEKGVAFWAFFTGFKLKSKYFHTDLGLFYSIGNGEQPKAVGTGITKLRYRYLGAFLGTNYTF